One window from the genome of Ideonella sp. WA131b encodes:
- a CDS encoding heme-binding protein, whose amino-acid sequence MKTQPVLGLDDVKAIAAAAEAEALKNQWAVTIAIVDAGGHLLWLQRLDGAAPVSAAIAPAKARTAALGRRETKVYEDMINGGRTSFLSAPLIDGMLEGGVPVLVDGHCVGAMGVSGVKSTEDAQIARAGIAALGA is encoded by the coding sequence ATGAAAACACAACCCGTGCTCGGCCTTGACGACGTCAAGGCTATCGCCGCGGCCGCCGAGGCCGAGGCCCTGAAGAACCAGTGGGCGGTGACCATCGCCATCGTCGATGCCGGCGGCCACCTGCTGTGGCTGCAGCGCCTGGACGGCGCGGCGCCCGTCTCGGCGGCCATCGCCCCGGCCAAGGCCCGCACCGCGGCGCTGGGCCGCCGCGAGACCAAGGTCTACGAGGACATGATCAACGGCGGCCGCACCTCCTTCCTGAGCGCACCGCTGATCGACGGCATGCTCGAAGGCGGCGTGCCGGTGCTGGTGGACGGCCACTGCGTGGGCGCCATGGGCGTGAGCGGCGTCAAGAGCACCGAGGACGCGCAGATCGCGCGGGCCGGCATCGCCGCGCTGGGCGCCTGA
- the rlmD gene encoding 23S rRNA (uracil(1939)-C(5))-methyltransferase RlmD, translating into MADGHDWLEVESLDLEAQGVARRADGKVVFIEGALPGERVQVQVSRRKNAWEQGPMSALARESAQRVKPGCPHFGLHAGACGGCKMQHLHPAAQVAVKARVLEDNLHHLAKVKPERLLRPLHGPDWGYRFRARLSVRFVAKKNTVLIGFHERKSRYVADIRVCPVLHPAVSALLMPLRALIGTMDQRDRLPQIELAAGDEVVALVLRHLESLSPADAERLRVFGHAHGVQWWLQPGGPDTAHLLDEGGPVLAYALPEFGVTMPFKPTDFTQVNPQINRALVQRAVRLLGVEPGHRVIDWFCGLGNFTLPLATRAREVLGIEGSEALVQRARDNARLNARAQGLAANTRFEAQNLFEIGPADLARHGVAERWLVDPPREGAFALAKAVADVHAAGGAGLPGRIVYVSCNPATLARDAGLLVHQGGYRCTAAGVVNMFPHTAHVESIAVFDRA; encoded by the coding sequence GTGGCCGACGGACACGATTGGCTGGAGGTCGAGTCGCTCGACCTCGAGGCCCAGGGCGTGGCGCGCCGTGCCGACGGCAAAGTGGTGTTTATCGAGGGCGCGCTGCCCGGCGAGCGCGTGCAGGTGCAGGTGTCGCGCCGCAAGAACGCCTGGGAGCAGGGGCCGATGTCGGCGCTGGCCCGCGAAAGCGCGCAGCGCGTCAAGCCCGGCTGTCCCCACTTCGGCCTGCACGCCGGAGCCTGCGGCGGCTGCAAGATGCAGCACCTGCACCCGGCGGCTCAGGTCGCCGTGAAGGCGCGCGTGCTGGAGGACAACCTCCACCATCTGGCCAAGGTCAAGCCCGAGCGGCTGCTGCGCCCGCTGCATGGCCCGGACTGGGGCTACCGCTTTCGGGCGCGGCTGTCGGTGCGCTTCGTCGCCAAGAAGAACACCGTGCTCATCGGCTTTCACGAGCGCAAGAGCCGCTACGTGGCCGATATTCGGGTGTGCCCGGTGCTCCACCCTGCCGTCAGCGCGTTGTTGATGCCGCTGCGCGCGCTGATCGGCACCATGGACCAGCGCGACCGGCTGCCGCAGATCGAGCTCGCGGCCGGCGACGAGGTGGTGGCGCTGGTGCTGCGCCACCTGGAGTCGCTGTCGCCGGCCGACGCCGAGCGTCTGCGCGTCTTCGGCCATGCGCACGGCGTGCAGTGGTGGCTACAGCCTGGCGGGCCCGATACCGCGCACCTGCTGGATGAAGGCGGCCCCGTGCTGGCCTACGCGCTGCCGGAGTTCGGCGTGACCATGCCCTTCAAGCCGACCGACTTTACGCAAGTCAACCCGCAGATCAACCGCGCGCTGGTGCAGCGGGCGGTGCGGCTGCTCGGCGTGGAGCCGGGCCACCGCGTGATCGATTGGTTCTGCGGCCTGGGCAACTTCACGCTCCCGCTGGCGACGCGGGCGCGCGAGGTCCTGGGCATCGAGGGCAGCGAAGCGCTGGTTCAGCGCGCGCGAGACAACGCCCGCCTGAACGCTCGTGCCCAAGGCCTGGCGGCGAACACCCGCTTCGAGGCGCAGAACCTGTTCGAGATCGGCCCGGCCGACCTCGCGCGTCACGGCGTCGCCGAGCGCTGGCTGGTGGACCCCCCGCGCGAAGGCGCCTTTGCCCTGGCCAAGGCCGTGGCCGACGTGCATGCCGCGGGCGGCGCGGGGCTGCCGGGGCGCATCGTCTACGTCAGCTGCAACCCGGCCACGCTGGCGCGCGACGCCGGACTGCTGGTGCACCAGGGTGGTTACCGCTGCACCGCGGCGGGGGTGGTGAACATGTTCCCGCACACGGCGCACGTCGAGAGCATTGCGGTCTTCGACCGGGCATGA
- a CDS encoding YhbY family RNA-binding protein, which produces MPAITLTPAQRKEHRAAAHHLAPVVMIGADGATAAVEKEIDAALKAHGLVKVRVFSDDRAAREALLAELSDKLSAAPIQHIGKLLVLWRPVPPRPKAEREDRMPGPRTVKLVSFSKSGNHRATVRKVKVFGNERVTSGGQIKRAKVRPTSVKKKAQD; this is translated from the coding sequence ATGCCCGCCATCACGCTCACACCCGCCCAGCGCAAGGAACACCGCGCCGCTGCCCATCACCTCGCCCCCGTGGTCATGATCGGCGCCGACGGCGCCACCGCCGCCGTCGAGAAGGAAATCGACGCCGCGCTCAAGGCCCATGGCCTGGTGAAGGTGCGCGTCTTCTCCGACGACCGCGCCGCTCGCGAGGCCCTGCTGGCCGAGCTGTCCGACAAGCTCTCGGCCGCGCCCATCCAGCACATCGGCAAGCTGCTGGTGCTGTGGCGGCCCGTCCCGCCCAGGCCGAAGGCTGAGCGCGAGGATCGCATGCCGGGGCCGCGCACGGTGAAGCTCGTGAGCTTTTCCAAAAGCGGCAACCACCGCGCCACGGTGCGCAAGGTCAAGGTGTTCGGCAACGAGCGCGTCACGTCGGGCGGCCAGATCAAGCGGGCCAAGGTGCGCCCCACCAGCGTCAAGAAGAAGGCCCAGGACTGA
- the carA gene encoding glutamine-hydrolyzing carbamoyl-phosphate synthase small subunit, whose amino-acid sequence MLPHLAPALLALADGTVFHGHRAGAAGHTVGEVVFNTALTGYQEILTDPSYCRQIVTLTYPHIGNTGVNDEDVESRGVFAAGLIVKDVPRRVSNFRATASLPEYLEREGTVAIAGIDTRRLTRVLRRTGAQNGCIVGFEPGTVIGDAQVAEAVARAKAAPSMAGLDLAKVVSTTERIGWTETEWQLGQGVGRLENPRFHVVAYDFGVKRNILRMLASRGCRVTVVPAQTPAAEVLALRPDGVFLSNGPGDPEPCDYAIAATRAIVEAGVPTFGICLGHQILALASGAKTFKMKFGHHGANHPVKDLDTGRVAITSQNHGFAVDEETLPATLRPTHVSLFDGTLQGIARTDRPAFGFQGHPEASPGPHDIGSLFDRFTALMASKEKAHAQAH is encoded by the coding sequence TTGCTGCCCCACCTTGCCCCCGCGCTGCTCGCCCTCGCAGACGGGACCGTCTTCCACGGCCACCGCGCCGGCGCTGCCGGCCACACCGTGGGGGAAGTGGTGTTCAACACCGCACTCACCGGCTACCAGGAGATCCTCACCGATCCCAGCTACTGCCGGCAGATCGTCACCCTCACGTACCCGCACATCGGCAACACCGGTGTCAACGACGAGGACGTCGAGTCGCGCGGCGTCTTCGCCGCGGGGCTGATCGTCAAGGATGTTCCCCGCCGCGTCTCGAACTTCCGCGCCACCGCGAGCCTGCCGGAGTACCTGGAGCGCGAGGGGACCGTGGCCATCGCCGGCATCGACACGCGCCGCCTGACGCGCGTGCTGCGCCGCACCGGCGCGCAGAACGGCTGCATCGTGGGCTTCGAGCCGGGCACCGTGATCGGCGATGCACAGGTCGCCGAGGCCGTGGCGCGCGCGAAGGCCGCGCCGTCGATGGCCGGCCTCGACCTGGCCAAGGTGGTGAGCACCACCGAACGCATCGGGTGGACCGAGACCGAATGGCAGCTGGGCCAGGGCGTCGGCCGCCTCGAGAACCCGCGCTTCCACGTCGTGGCCTACGACTTCGGCGTCAAGCGCAACATCCTGCGCATGCTGGCCAGCCGCGGCTGCCGCGTGACGGTGGTGCCCGCGCAGACGCCTGCGGCCGAGGTGCTGGCGCTGCGCCCCGACGGCGTGTTCCTGAGCAACGGCCCGGGCGACCCCGAGCCCTGCGACTACGCCATCGCCGCCACGCGCGCCATCGTCGAGGCCGGCGTGCCCACCTTCGGCATCTGCCTGGGCCACCAGATCCTGGCGCTGGCCTCGGGTGCCAAGACCTTCAAGATGAAGTTCGGCCACCACGGCGCCAACCACCCGGTGAAGGACCTCGATACCGGCCGCGTCGCCATCACCAGCCAGAACCACGGCTTCGCGGTGGACGAGGAGACGCTGCCGGCGACGCTGCGCCCCACGCACGTGAGCCTGTTCGACGGCACGCTGCAGGGCATCGCCCGCACCGACCGCCCGGCCTTCGGCTTCCAGGGCCACCCGGAGGCCAGCCCGGGCCCGCACGACATCGGCAGCCTGTTCGACCGCTTCACGGCGCTCATGGCCAGCAAGGAGAAGGCGCATGCCCAAGCGCACTGA
- a CDS encoding peptidoglycan DD-metalloendopeptidase family protein, whose product MAAWLSGCASPDHRAPVEDRSGKVRNLPEPRLPGVVPRPPASAAPAVPPVVEAAPAPLPPGAENAGKPGYYTVKRGDTLYAIGLETGQGYRDIARWNGLENPNLIEVGQVLRVVPPAAEAAGGVTRPVASAGRIETRPLPAAPGSATTTMPATATAPAASGSAPPAPGAPATAQPTNEGEDGIVWSWPAAGPVATPFEENRTKGLAIGGRAGDPVLAAADGRVVYAGSGLRGYGNLVIVKHNNLFLSAYAHNQTLLVKEDQIVRRGQRIAEMGNTDAERVQLHFEIRRQGKPVDPARLLPPR is encoded by the coding sequence ATGGCGGCATGGTTGTCCGGCTGTGCCAGCCCCGATCACCGGGCCCCTGTCGAAGACCGCAGCGGCAAGGTGCGCAACCTGCCCGAGCCGCGGCTGCCCGGCGTGGTGCCCCGACCGCCCGCCTCGGCGGCACCGGCAGTTCCTCCCGTGGTCGAGGCCGCGCCCGCGCCGCTGCCCCCGGGTGCCGAGAACGCGGGCAAGCCGGGCTACTACACCGTCAAGCGCGGTGACACCCTCTACGCCATCGGTCTGGAAACCGGACAGGGCTATCGCGACATCGCGCGCTGGAACGGGCTTGAGAACCCCAACCTCATTGAGGTGGGTCAGGTGCTGCGCGTGGTACCCCCGGCGGCTGAGGCCGCGGGCGGCGTGACGCGGCCGGTGGCCTCGGCCGGCCGGATCGAAACACGGCCCTTGCCGGCTGCGCCGGGGTCGGCGACCACGACTATGCCGGCCACGGCAACCGCGCCGGCCGCCAGCGGCTCTGCGCCGCCAGCGCCAGGCGCCCCAGCGACGGCCCAGCCCACGAACGAAGGCGAGGATGGCATCGTCTGGTCCTGGCCAGCGGCCGGGCCCGTGGCCACGCCGTTCGAAGAGAACCGCACCAAGGGCCTGGCCATCGGCGGACGCGCCGGAGACCCGGTGCTGGCCGCCGCCGACGGCCGGGTCGTTTACGCCGGCTCGGGGCTGCGCGGCTATGGCAACCTGGTCATCGTCAAGCACAACAACCTGTTCCTCAGTGCCTACGCGCACAACCAGACGCTGTTGGTGAAGGAAGACCAGATCGTGCGTCGCGGCCAGCGCATTGCCGAGATGGGGAATACCGACGCCGAGCGCGTGCAGCTGCACTTTGAGATCCGTCGCCAGGGCAAGCCGGTCGATCCGGCACGGCTGCTGCCGCCGCGCTAG
- the carB gene encoding carbamoyl-phosphate synthase large subunit — MPKRTDLQSILIIGAGPIVIGQACEFDYSGAQACKALREEGYRVVLVNSNPATIMTDPGTADATYIEPITWQVVEKIIAKERAEHPQETMALLPTMGGQTALNCALDLHRHGVLARHGVEMIGANEHAIEKAEDRLKFKDAMTSIGLDSARSGIAHSMEEALAVQKRIQAQIGGTGFPMVIRPSFTLGGTGGGIAYNPEEFEEICKRGLDLSPTKELLIEESLIGWKEYEMEVVRDRADNCIIVCAIENLDPMGIHTGDSITVAPAQTLTDKEYQVMRNASIAILREIGVDTGGSNVQFAVNPANGRLIVIEMNPRVSRSSALASKATGFPIAKVAAKLAVGYTLDELRNDITGGATPASFEPSIDYVVTKIPRFAFEKFPAADPHLTTQMKSVGEVMAMGRTFQESFQKALRGLETGIDGLTPRSTERDEIVDEIGNPGPERILFVGDAFRIGMTLDEVFDETAIDPWFLSQIEELVQLEQTLESRTVDSLTAAELRFLKSKGFSDKRLGTLMGSHQHAVRERRWSLNVRPVYKRVDTCAAEFATDTAYLYSSYDEECEAEPSTRRKIMVLGGGPNRIGQGIEFDYCCVHAALALREDGFETIMVNCNPETVSTDYDTSDRLYFEPVTLEDVLEIVAKEKPEGVIVQYGGQTPLKLALDLERAGVPIIGTSPDSIDVAEDRERFQQLLHTLGLKQPPNRTARTEEQALALAHEIGYPLVVRPSYVLGGRAMEIVHGDKDLERYMREAVRVSEKSPVLLDRFLDDAIEVDVDCIADGSDGDAGVMIGGIMEHVEAAGIHSGDSACSLPPYSLSPELQDELRRQTAAMARALKVVGLMNVQFAIQGEGSEAVVYVLEVNPRASRTVPFVSKATGQPLAKIAARCMAGQKLAAQTGIGGRAPLEVVPPYFSIKEAVFPFNKFPGVDPILGPEMRSTGEVMGVGLSFGEAMLKSQLGAGSRLPAKGTVVITVKNADKARAVKVASDLVDLGFSVVATKGTAAAIAAAGVPVGVVNKVKDGRPHIADMVKAGEIQLVYTTVDETRQAIADSRYIRTAALANRVTYYTTMAGAEAATEALKHAEGIEVQSLQALHAELEEGLAATPAA; from the coding sequence ATGCCCAAGCGCACTGATCTGCAGAGCATCCTCATCATCGGCGCCGGCCCCATCGTCATCGGCCAGGCCTGCGAGTTCGACTACTCCGGCGCCCAGGCCTGCAAGGCGCTGCGCGAGGAGGGCTACCGCGTCGTGCTGGTGAACAGCAACCCGGCGACGATCATGACCGACCCCGGGACGGCCGACGCCACCTACATCGAGCCCATCACCTGGCAGGTGGTCGAGAAGATCATCGCCAAGGAGCGCGCCGAGCACCCGCAAGAGACGATGGCGCTGCTGCCCACCATGGGCGGTCAGACGGCGCTGAACTGCGCGCTCGACCTGCACCGCCACGGCGTGCTGGCCCGGCACGGCGTCGAGATGATCGGCGCCAACGAGCACGCCATCGAGAAGGCCGAGGACCGCCTCAAGTTCAAGGACGCGATGACCTCCATCGGCCTGGACTCCGCCCGCAGCGGCATCGCCCACAGCATGGAAGAGGCCCTGGCGGTGCAAAAGCGCATCCAGGCGCAGATCGGTGGCACGGGTTTCCCGATGGTTATCCGCCCGAGCTTCACGCTCGGCGGCACGGGCGGCGGCATCGCCTACAACCCGGAGGAGTTCGAGGAGATCTGCAAGCGCGGCCTCGACCTGTCGCCCACCAAGGAGCTGCTGATCGAGGAGAGCCTGATCGGCTGGAAGGAGTACGAGATGGAAGTCGTCCGCGACCGCGCGGACAACTGCATCATCGTGTGCGCGATCGAGAACCTCGATCCGATGGGCATCCACACCGGCGACAGCATCACGGTGGCCCCTGCGCAGACGCTCACCGACAAGGAATACCAGGTGATGCGCAACGCCAGCATCGCCATCCTGCGCGAGATCGGCGTCGACACCGGCGGCTCGAACGTGCAGTTCGCGGTGAACCCGGCCAACGGCCGGCTCATCGTGATCGAGATGAACCCGCGCGTGTCACGCTCCTCGGCTCTGGCGTCCAAGGCCACCGGCTTCCCGATCGCCAAGGTGGCGGCCAAGCTGGCGGTGGGCTACACGCTCGACGAGCTGCGCAACGACATCACGGGCGGCGCCACGCCCGCGAGCTTCGAGCCCTCGATTGACTACGTGGTGACGAAGATCCCGCGCTTCGCCTTCGAGAAGTTCCCGGCCGCCGATCCGCACCTGACCACGCAGATGAAGAGCGTGGGCGAGGTCATGGCCATGGGTCGTACCTTCCAGGAGAGCTTCCAGAAGGCGCTGCGCGGCCTGGAAACCGGCATCGACGGCCTCACGCCGCGCAGCACGGAGCGCGACGAGATCGTCGACGAGATCGGCAACCCCGGCCCCGAGCGCATCCTCTTTGTAGGCGACGCCTTCCGCATCGGCATGACGCTCGACGAGGTCTTCGACGAGACCGCCATCGACCCCTGGTTCCTGTCGCAGATCGAAGAGCTGGTGCAGCTGGAGCAGACGCTCGAGAGCCGCACGGTCGATTCGCTCACGGCCGCCGAGCTGCGCTTCCTCAAGAGCAAGGGCTTCTCCGACAAGCGCCTGGGCACGCTGATGGGCTCGCACCAGCACGCCGTGCGCGAGCGCCGCTGGTCCTTGAACGTGCGCCCGGTCTACAAGCGCGTGGACACCTGCGCCGCCGAGTTCGCCACCGATACCGCGTACCTGTACAGCAGCTACGACGAAGAGTGCGAGGCCGAGCCGAGCACGCGCCGCAAGATCATGGTGCTGGGCGGCGGGCCCAACCGCATCGGCCAGGGCATCGAGTTCGACTACTGCTGCGTGCACGCCGCGCTGGCGCTGCGCGAAGACGGGTTCGAGACCATCATGGTCAACTGCAACCCCGAGACGGTATCGACCGACTACGACACCTCCGACCGCCTGTACTTCGAGCCCGTGACGCTGGAAGATGTGCTCGAGATCGTGGCCAAGGAAAAGCCCGAGGGCGTGATCGTGCAGTACGGCGGCCAGACGCCGCTGAAGCTGGCGCTGGACCTCGAGCGCGCCGGCGTGCCCATCATCGGCACCAGCCCCGACAGCATCGACGTGGCGGAAGACCGCGAGCGCTTCCAGCAGCTGCTGCACACGCTGGGCCTGAAGCAGCCGCCCAACCGCACGGCGCGCACCGAAGAGCAGGCGCTGGCGCTGGCGCACGAGATCGGCTACCCGCTGGTGGTGCGCCCGAGCTACGTGCTGGGCGGCCGCGCGATGGAGATCGTGCACGGCGACAAGGACCTCGAGCGCTACATGCGCGAGGCCGTGCGCGTGAGCGAGAAGAGCCCGGTGCTTCTGGACCGCTTCCTCGACGACGCCATCGAGGTCGACGTCGACTGCATCGCCGACGGCAGCGATGGCGATGCCGGCGTGATGATCGGCGGCATCATGGAGCACGTGGAGGCCGCCGGCATCCACAGCGGCGACTCCGCATGCTCGCTGCCGCCGTACTCGCTGAGCCCCGAGCTGCAGGACGAGCTGCGCCGCCAGACGGCCGCGATGGCGCGCGCGCTCAAGGTCGTGGGCCTGATGAACGTGCAGTTCGCCATCCAGGGCGAAGGTTCCGAAGCCGTGGTCTACGTGCTCGAGGTGAACCCGCGCGCCAGCCGCACCGTGCCCTTCGTGAGCAAGGCCACGGGCCAGCCGCTGGCCAAGATCGCCGCCCGCTGCATGGCCGGCCAGAAGCTGGCCGCGCAGACGGGCATCGGCGGCCGCGCGCCGCTCGAGGTGGTGCCGCCGTACTTCAGCATCAAGGAGGCGGTGTTCCCGTTCAACAAGTTCCCGGGCGTCGACCCCATCCTCGGCCCCGAGATGCGCTCCACCGGTGAGGTCATGGGCGTGGGCCTGAGCTTCGGCGAGGCCATGCTCAAGAGCCAGCTCGGCGCCGGCTCGCGCCTGCCGGCGAAGGGCACGGTGGTGATCACGGTCAAGAACGCCGACAAGGCGCGGGCCGTCAAGGTGGCCTCGGACCTCGTCGACCTGGGCTTCAGTGTTGTCGCCACCAAGGGCACGGCGGCGGCCATTGCGGCGGCTGGCGTGCCGGTGGGCGTGGTCAACAAGGTCAAGGACGGGCGGCCGCACATCGCCGACATGGTCAAGGCCGGCGAGATACAACTCGTCTACACCACGGTCGACGAAACCCGCCAGGCCATCGCCGACAGCCGCTACATCCGCACCGCGGCGCTGGCCAACCGCGTGACCTACTACACCACGATGGCCGGCGCCGAGGCCGCCACTGAGGCGCTGAAGCACGCCGAAGGCATCGAGGTGCAGTCGCTGCAGGCGCTGCACGCCGAACTGGAAGAGGGGCTTGCGGCGACGCCCGCTGCTTGA
- a CDS encoding DUF4149 domain-containing protein, with protein MTLERWRRLLPGLWLGWMLCVAIVATPAAFALLERADAGRVVARVLRWEANSALLLGAALLALERVRAKRLADEGGGSQFSTELALAAAALFCTVAGYFGLQPLMAAARAGQGALSFGQLHVVSMGFYGVKVLLVAVLAWRAAGMAAAPGAVSPGPSS; from the coding sequence ATGACGCTGGAGCGCTGGCGGCGCCTGCTGCCCGGCCTGTGGCTGGGATGGATGCTGTGCGTGGCCATCGTGGCCACGCCTGCGGCGTTTGCGCTCCTCGAGCGTGCCGATGCCGGCCGCGTGGTGGCGCGCGTGCTGCGCTGGGAGGCGAACAGCGCGCTCCTGCTGGGCGCCGCGCTGCTGGCGCTGGAGCGCGTCCGCGCCAAGCGCCTGGCCGACGAGGGCGGCGGCAGCCAGTTCAGCACGGAGTTGGCGCTGGCAGCCGCAGCGCTGTTCTGCACGGTGGCCGGCTACTTCGGCCTGCAGCCGCTGATGGCGGCAGCGCGGGCGGGGCAGGGCGCCTTGAGCTTCGGCCAGCTGCACGTCGTGAGCATGGGGTTCTACGGCGTGAAGGTGCTGCTCGTGGCCGTGCTGGCCTGGCGTGCGGCCGGCATGGCCGCGGCCCCGGGTGCCGTCAGTCCTGGGCCTTCTTCTTGA
- a CDS encoding RlmE family RNA methyltransferase: MGMKPKSRRVNRAWLHDHMNDPYVRLAQREGYRARAAYKLKEIDETLKLVKPGQVVVDLGATPGAWSQYLRRRFAPEGAAAGALDGTIIALDVLPFEPIEGVQFLQGDFRDDAVAALLAQALAGRPVDLVVSDMAPNLSGIESADSARIAHLVELAVEFAERHLKPEGALVCKCFHGSGYSQLVRLFKDRFRVVKPIKPKASRDKSAETFLVGMGLKNS, translated from the coding sequence GTGGGGATGAAGCCGAAGAGCAGACGAGTGAACCGGGCGTGGTTGCACGATCACATGAACGATCCCTACGTGCGGCTGGCGCAGCGCGAGGGCTACCGCGCCCGCGCCGCCTACAAGCTCAAGGAGATCGACGAGACGCTCAAGCTCGTCAAGCCCGGGCAGGTGGTCGTGGACCTCGGTGCCACGCCCGGCGCCTGGAGCCAGTACCTGCGGCGCCGCTTCGCACCCGAGGGCGCGGCGGCCGGCGCGCTTGACGGCACCATCATCGCGCTGGACGTCCTGCCCTTCGAACCCATCGAGGGCGTGCAGTTCCTCCAGGGCGACTTCCGCGACGACGCCGTGGCCGCGCTGCTGGCCCAGGCGCTGGCTGGCCGTCCGGTGGACCTGGTGGTGTCGGATATGGCGCCCAACCTCTCGGGCATCGAGTCGGCCGACTCGGCGCGCATCGCCCACCTGGTGGAGCTGGCGGTGGAGTTCGCCGAGCGCCATCTCAAGCCCGAGGGCGCGCTGGTGTGCAAGTGCTTCCACGGCAGCGGCTACAGCCAGCTGGTGCGGCTGTTCAAGGATCGCTTCCGTGTCGTCAAGCCGATCAAGCCGAAGGCCTCGCGCGACAAATCGGCAGAAACCTTTCTCGTAGGGATGGGTCTGAAGAACAGCTAA
- the greA gene encoding transcription elongation factor GreA, which yields MNTIPLTRRGAELLKNELHRLKTVERHAVIQAIAEARAQGDLSENAEYDAAKDKQGFIEGRIKEIEGKLAAAQVIDPSALAADGKVVFGATVDLEDEDSGTKATYQIVGDDEADLKQGLISISSPIARALIGKEVGDVAEVQAPGGLKHWEIVDVRYA from the coding sequence ATGAACACCATTCCCCTCACGCGCCGCGGTGCCGAGCTGCTGAAGAACGAGCTGCACCGCCTGAAGACGGTGGAGCGTCACGCCGTGATCCAGGCCATCGCCGAGGCGCGGGCGCAGGGCGACCTGTCCGAGAACGCCGAGTATGACGCCGCCAAGGACAAGCAGGGCTTCATCGAGGGCCGCATCAAGGAGATCGAGGGCAAGCTCGCCGCGGCCCAGGTCATCGACCCCAGCGCCCTGGCGGCCGACGGCAAGGTGGTGTTCGGCGCGACGGTGGACCTGGAAGACGAGGACAGCGGCACCAAGGCCACCTACCAGATCGTCGGCGACGACGAGGCCGACTTGAAGCAGGGCCTGATCAGCATCTCCAGCCCCATCGCGCGGGCCCTGATCGGCAAGGAAGTGGGCGACGTCGCCGAGGTGCAGGCCCCCGGCGGGCTCAAGCACTGGGAGATCGTCGACGTCCGCTACGCCTGA
- a CDS encoding Bax inhibitor-1/YccA family protein — protein MDQGVQNFPGLAGGGALAAQRNRVLRNTYWLLALSMVPTVLGAWVGMSIGINRILTPGIGLIVFLAGAFGFMFAIDKFKNSAAGVPILLGFTFFMGVMLSRLLAVVLGMGNGANLVMMAFAGTGAIFLGMASLSSIVKRDLSNMAKFMFVGVILVIVAGIANFFIQSSALMITLSVAVIGIFSFFILYDLKRVQDGEETNYITATLGVYLSIYNVFQSLLALFGIAGGSDD, from the coding sequence ATGGATCAAGGCGTGCAGAACTTCCCCGGCCTGGCCGGCGGCGGTGCGCTCGCGGCGCAACGCAACCGCGTCCTGCGCAACACCTACTGGCTCCTGGCGCTGTCGATGGTGCCCACGGTGCTGGGGGCCTGGGTCGGCATGAGCATCGGCATCAACCGCATCCTCACGCCCGGAATCGGCCTGATCGTCTTCCTGGCTGGCGCCTTCGGCTTCATGTTTGCGATCGACAAGTTCAAGAACTCGGCCGCCGGCGTGCCCATCCTGCTGGGTTTCACTTTCTTCATGGGCGTGATGCTGTCGCGACTGCTGGCGGTGGTGCTCGGCATGGGCAACGGCGCCAACCTGGTGATGATGGCCTTCGCCGGCACCGGCGCCATCTTCCTGGGCATGGCCTCGCTGTCGAGCATCGTCAAGCGCGACCTGTCGAACATGGCCAAGTTCATGTTCGTGGGCGTGATCCTGGTGATCGTGGCCGGCATCGCCAACTTCTTCATCCAGAGCAGCGCGCTGATGATCACGCTGTCGGTGGCGGTGATCGGCATCTTTTCCTTCTTCATCCTGTACGACTTGAAGCGTGTGCAGGACGGCGAGGAGACAAACTACATCACCGCCACGCTGGGCGTGTACCTGAGCATCTACAACGTGTTCCAGAGCCTGCTGGCGCTGTTTGGCATCGCTGGCGGCAGCGACGACTGA